One part of the Acipenser ruthenus chromosome 55, fAciRut3.2 maternal haplotype, whole genome shotgun sequence genome encodes these proteins:
- the LOC131723408 gene encoding uncharacterized protein LOC131723408 isoform X2, translating into MHDDTQQVFLIQDLGFLQHCHFIDSPNYLDHVSEQVDKYRGQTVPLKKPAGYPMRIGGLDDTIYAEMEDELEAWEDFYLPERVEMRVIGAIDMFPSLAVGLQLIILAGKDGNIYAYENEVLHQVADSLQDLFQKGIEFPGTKVYNYGECFAPMTEEEYDELMQDEEVKKMKEETREFIKSNEAEFLSILARIEEKENAEKVASNAVVPSDHHRPKNVVVQLWKHADESFIFHLNDAYYEMWCKIFQLLGLTREELKSNGTCRKLRRCFRALPCAAQTLLLSTS; encoded by the exons ATGCACGATGACACG CAACAAGTGTTCCTTATCCAGGATCTGGGATTTCTGCAGCATTGTCATTTCATAG ATTCACCCAACTACCTTGACCATGTATCGGAACAAGTGGACAAATACAGGGGGCAGACTGTGCCTCTGAAGAAGCCAGCAGGGTATCCAATGAGAATTGGGGGGCTAGATGACACAATCTATGCAGAAATGGAGGATGAGCTTGAAGCATGGGAAGATTTCTACCTTCCTGAAAGAGTAGAGATGAGAGTTATCGGTGCCATTGATATGTTCCCGAGTCTGGCAGTGGGTCTGCAGCTGATCATTCTGGCAGGCAAAGATGGCAACATCTATGCTTATGAAAATGAGGTGTTGCACCAAGTGGCCGACAGCTTGCAGGACCTCTTCCAAAAGGGAATTGAGTTTCCTGGAACCAAAGTCTACAACTATGGGGAATGTTTTGCTCCTATG ACGGAAGAAGAATACGATGAATTAATGCAGGATGAAGaagtaaagaaaatgaaagagGAGACCAGGGAATTCATCAAAAGCAACGAAGCCGAATTTCTGAGCATACTGGCCCGCATTGAAGAAAAAGAGAATGCAGAAAAGGTTGCGTCCAATGCAGTTGTGCCTTCTGACCACCACCGCCCCAAGAATGTTGTAGTTCAGTTGTGGAAGCATGCAGATGAATCGTTcatatttcatttaaatgatGCCTATTATGAGATGTGGTGCAAGATCTTCCAGCTGCTAGGGCTGACACGTGAAGAGCTGAAAAGTAATGGGACTTGTAGAAAGTTGAGGCGCTGTTTCAGAGCTCTTCCATGTGCCGCACAGACTCTCCTCTTGAGTACATCATGA